One part of the Pedosphaera parvula Ellin514 genome encodes these proteins:
- a CDS encoding SMP-30/gluconolactonase/LRE family protein yields the protein MKRLLLAGLGLLLNLALVHAADFDIKIADQFSKLVSTNAELKKLAGGMKFVEGPVWVSRDGGYLVFSDIPAEELKQWSAKNGLATFRTNSHGANGNCVDRKGKLLSCEHLGRRVAITEKDGRIETLVDQYEGKRFNSPNDVVVKSDGTVWFSDPDYGLGSKPKEVDGMYVYRFDPKTKNISIVAKDCDHPNGLCFSPDEKKLFVADSGKPRLIRVYDVQKDGTLSGGRVFCVIDKGVPDGIRCDAKGNIFSSAGDGVQIFNPQGELIGKILVPESPANLCFGGRDGKTLFITARSSLYSIPVLVKGAK from the coding sequence ATGAAAAGACTATTATTAGCCGGCTTGGGATTGCTTTTGAATCTGGCTCTTGTCCACGCTGCTGATTTTGACATTAAAATCGCGGATCAATTCTCCAAGCTGGTGTCCACCAACGCCGAGCTGAAAAAGCTCGCTGGCGGAATGAAGTTTGTGGAAGGACCGGTGTGGGTTTCGCGTGATGGTGGATATCTGGTGTTTAGTGACATTCCTGCTGAAGAGCTCAAGCAATGGAGTGCCAAAAATGGGCTCGCCACATTTCGCACGAACAGTCATGGCGCCAACGGTAACTGTGTTGATCGGAAAGGAAAATTGCTCTCCTGTGAACATCTGGGAAGACGGGTGGCGATCACAGAGAAGGATGGCAGGATCGAAACGCTCGTGGATCAATACGAGGGGAAAAGGTTCAACTCACCGAACGACGTGGTGGTGAAATCGGACGGCACGGTATGGTTCTCGGACCCGGATTATGGCTTGGGCAGCAAGCCGAAGGAAGTGGACGGGATGTATGTCTATCGCTTTGATCCGAAGACGAAGAATATTTCGATTGTGGCAAAGGATTGTGACCATCCGAATGGCCTCTGTTTTTCACCGGACGAAAAAAAGCTTTTTGTAGCGGATTCCGGCAAGCCGCGTTTGATCCGCGTCTATGATGTGCAGAAGGATGGCACGTTAAGTGGTGGTCGGGTTTTTTGTGTCATCGACAAAGGAGTGCCGGATGGCATTCGTTGTGATGCGAAGGGAAACATTTTCTCCAGCGCCGGGGATGGAGTGCAGATCTTTAATCCGCAAGGCGAATTGATCGGGAAGATTTTGGTTCCGGAATCGCCGGCCAATTTGTGTTTTGGCGGAAGGGATGGAAAGACCCTTTTCATTACCGCAAGGAGTTCACTCTATTCGATTCCGGTTCTGGTCAAGGGTGCAAAGTGA